A window of the Methanomassiliicoccales archaeon genome harbors these coding sequences:
- a CDS encoding HAD-IIIA family hydrolase: protein MSELVRRELEESASVISKVEVDQIIRIAKAVVKVFQSGGKLALFGNGGSAADAQHIAAELVGRYKMQRPPLPASAFINLSSITAIGNDYSFEDVFVRQVEGWAKKGDAIIAISTSGNSRNVLRAVTKAKELEVLTIGFSGHAGKLKEIVDLALVVPSTSTPRVQEGYMAAAHVICGLVEKGMFGRRAVFIDRDDTIAKDVPYCPSPEKLELFPGVGRSIKRLNDAGFLVIMVTNQSGVARGYFSEEDLERIHDKMRRDLAEEGAHLDAIYYCPHLPEAGCDCRKPAVGMIMQAMRDFDIDIFSSFVIGDSEREMELARRIGAKGIQVTDDFDFNQAVNEVLEIAPPSF from the coding sequence ATCAGGCGGAAAACTTGCCTTATTTGGTAATGGTGGCAGCGCTGCCGATGCGCAGCACATCGCGGCGGAGCTTGTAGGGAGATACAAGATGCAGCGTCCACCCCTCCCTGCTTCTGCCTTCATCAACCTATCCAGCATAACGGCCATCGGCAATGACTATTCATTCGAAGATGTTTTCGTGAGACAAGTGGAAGGGTGGGCGAAAAAAGGGGACGCGATAATAGCCATCTCCACCTCAGGTAATTCGCGTAATGTGCTCCGCGCGGTAACCAAAGCTAAAGAGCTCGAAGTCCTGACGATAGGCTTTTCCGGCCATGCAGGGAAGCTGAAGGAGATAGTGGATTTAGCGTTAGTAGTCCCCTCCACTAGCACACCGCGTGTTCAAGAGGGGTACATGGCCGCGGCCCATGTTATATGTGGCTTGGTGGAGAAGGGGATGTTCGGGCGGCGGGCTGTATTCATAGATCGGGACGATACCATCGCCAAGGATGTCCCTTACTGCCCGAGCCCAGAAAAGCTAGAGCTGTTCCCAGGAGTGGGACGCTCTATAAAGAGGCTGAACGACGCGGGGTTTTTAGTAATAATGGTCACGAATCAATCTGGTGTAGCTCGAGGCTATTTCAGCGAGGAGGATTTGGAACGCATACATGATAAAATGAGACGAGACCTCGCTGAGGAGGGAGCGCATTTAGATGCCATATATTATTGTCCTCATCTTCCAGAAGCGGGATGCGACTGCCGCAAGCCTGCTGTGGGGATGATAATGCAGGCGATGAGAGATTTCGATATAGACATCTTCTCCTCCTTCGTCATAGGGGATAGCGAAAGGGAGATGGAACTGGCTCGTAGAATAGGTGCCAAGGGGATACAAGTTACGGATGATTTCGATTTCAACCAGGCAGTGAATGAGGTGTTGGAAATAGCTCCACCATCATTCTAA